The following coding sequences are from one Deltaproteobacteria bacterium window:
- a CDS encoding uracil-DNA glycosylase yields MNAEAELKGIIEDLKNYFEFQKSMGIERILVENGAEEKPRQIPEKQPTRVEKKVAARKTDREDIIKIEDKTDLFDAASKSMTLEEIREEIGDCTRCKLHEGRTKLVYGEGNPEARLVFVGEGPGRDEDQQGRPFVGRAGKLLTKIIEAMGLGREDVYICNVVKCRPPGNRTPEPDEMATCEQFLFKQIRAVKPEVIVCLGTTAAQSILKSKMSLGNLRGRFHLYGNTKLMVTYHPAALLRNPNFKKPLWDDMQVVMKELGISKPGG; encoded by the coding sequence ATGAACGCGGAAGCAGAGCTAAAAGGGATAATAGAGGATCTGAAAAATTATTTCGAGTTTCAGAAATCCATGGGAATTGAGAGAATACTCGTGGAAAACGGAGCAGAGGAAAAACCCCGGCAAATTCCCGAGAAACAACCGACGAGGGTAGAAAAAAAAGTGGCGGCACGGAAAACAGACAGAGAAGACATAATAAAAATAGAAGACAAGACGGACCTGTTCGATGCGGCTTCCAAAAGTATGACGCTTGAGGAAATAAGGGAAGAGATAGGGGACTGCACGAGGTGCAAGCTTCACGAGGGAAGAACCAAGCTCGTCTACGGCGAGGGTAACCCCGAGGCAAGGCTCGTTTTCGTGGGCGAGGGTCCGGGCAGGGACGAGGACCAGCAGGGAAGGCCGTTTGTCGGAAGGGCGGGCAAACTGCTTACGAAAATCATCGAGGCTATGGGTCTTGGAAGAGAGGACGTCTATATATGCAATGTTGTAAAGTGCCGCCCCCCCGGAAACAGGACTCCCGAGCCCGACGAGATGGCTACCTGCGAACAGTTCCTATTCAAGCAGATAAGGGCGGTAAAGCCCGAAGTGATTGTATGCCTGGGAACGACAGCGGCCCAGTCCATTCTAAAATCAAAGATGAGTCTCGGGAACCTGAGGGGCAGGTTTCATTTATACGGAAACACCAAGCTTATGGTTACGTATCATCCTGCGGCGCTCCTGCGGAATCCGAATTTCAAGAAGCCGCTCTGGGATGATATGCAGGTCGTGATGAAGGAACTCGGTATTTCAAAACCGGGCGGTTAG
- a CDS encoding OsmC family protein: protein MKRNGSAVWKGDLKSGEGTVSTESGVLSDTQYSFKTRFEDGKGTNPEELIAAAHAGCFSMALSSELGKLDMTAESIRTTASVQLEKTDQGFAITSVHLDVTVKMPGADTESFKRAADNAKKGCPVSKVLNAEITMDANLEN from the coding sequence ATGAAACGTAATGGTTCTGCGGTCTGGAAAGGAGATTTAAAGAGTGGGGAAGGTACGGTATCGACCGAGAGCGGAGTCCTATCCGATACTCAGTATTCATTTAAAACCCGATTCGAAGATGGTAAAGGCACTAATCCTGAAGAGTTGATAGCTGCCGCTCACGCAGGGTGTTTCTCGATGGCTTTGTCTTCTGAATTGGGCAAGCTGGACATGACAGCGGAAAGCATCAGGACGACGGCGTCGGTTCAACTGGAAAAAACAGACCAGGGGTTCGCTATTACTTCCGTTCATCTGGACGTAACCGTTAAGATGCCGGGGGCGGATACGGAGTCGTTCAAGAGGGCTGCGGATAACGCCAAGAAAGGTTGCCCCGTATCAAAAGTGCTTAACGCGGAGATCACGATGGACGCTAATCTGGAAAACTGA
- a CDS encoding YkvA family protein → MNRTPFTNIVKRFTKEVDLYRRVIAHPRCPRVTRICLGAAIVYAISPIDLIPDFIPVLGYVDDILILPLLIFIALRFVPKELIEEVRAQTVN, encoded by the coding sequence ATGAACAGAACACCGTTCACAAATATCGTAAAGAGATTCACAAAAGAAGTAGATTTATACCGGCGTGTAATCGCGCATCCCCGCTGTCCCAGAGTCACGCGTATTTGTCTCGGCGCCGCCATTGTTTACGCTATCTCTCCTATCGATCTGATTCCGGATTTTATACCCGTGTTGGGGTATGTTGATGACATTCTGATATTGCCCCTTCTCATATTTATTGCCTTGCGGTTCGTTCCGAAAGAATTGATAGAGGAAGTCAGAGCACAGACAGTAAATTAG